A genome region from Staphylococcus capitis subsp. capitis includes the following:
- a CDS encoding prolyl oligopeptidase family serine peptidase: MDFTKIKKMPIDAHTHHFDEVTYKVDGLNVKALMMTPVDQNVIQRIVIYLRGGKGQVGRVRAARLMQFANEHTLVIGPYYRGNNGSEGKDEFYRGDLNDVTQLIRLLHDKYPSAYIHMIGFSRGGLQGLLTFQDLPVNSFIIWGGVSDIHLMYEERVDLRGMLRRMVGHPKKDKDAYEQRNAMKTIDSTSPPILIVHGGKDKQVGIHQAYDLEEKLRAKRVYYETFYQLDEGHVPRPPAMKETLSKIQQWMTNIEETKGNL; this comes from the coding sequence TTGGATTTTACAAAAATTAAGAAAATGCCAATAGACGCTCATACGCATCATTTTGATGAAGTAACCTATAAAGTAGATGGATTAAATGTCAAAGCTTTAATGATGACACCAGTAGACCAAAATGTAATTCAACGTATAGTTATATATCTTCGCGGTGGAAAAGGGCAAGTAGGTCGTGTAAGAGCTGCAAGATTAATGCAGTTTGCAAATGAACACACGCTAGTTATAGGGCCATACTATAGAGGTAATAACGGTAGTGAAGGTAAAGATGAATTTTATCGAGGAGATTTGAATGATGTAACACAATTAATTCGACTTTTACATGATAAATATCCCTCAGCATATATTCATATGATAGGATTCTCACGTGGCGGACTACAAGGTTTATTAACCTTTCAAGACTTACCTGTAAATAGCTTCATCATATGGGGAGGCGTCTCAGATATTCATTTAATGTATGAGGAACGTGTTGATTTAAGAGGGATGCTAAGACGAATGGTGGGCCATCCTAAAAAAGATAAAGACGCTTATGAACAAAGAAACGCGATGAAAACCATTGATTCTACCAGCCCTCCTATATTAATTGTACATGGAGGTAAAGATAAGCAAGTTGGCATTCACCAAGCTTATGATTTAGAAGAAAAGTTGAGAGCTAAGAGGGTGTACTACGAAACGTTTTATCAACTAGATGAAGGTCATGTGCCACGGCCTCCAGCAATGAAAGAAACATTATCTAAAATTCAACAATGGATGACCAATATTGAAGAAACTAAAGGTAATTTGTGA
- the pckA gene encoding phosphoenolpyruvate carboxykinase (ATP), giving the protein MSVDTYTETIKIKNLLEKPSTQFQLSTTQLYNKILDNNEGKLTELGAVNASTGKYTGRSPKDKFIVTEPSYRDNVDWGDINQPIDEETFLKLYNKVLDYLGKKDELYVFNGYAGSDKDSRLKLTVINELAWHNLFAHNMFIRPESKDEAKNIKPNFTIVSAPHFKADPEVDGTKSETFVIISFKHKVILIGGTEYAGEMKKGIFSVMNYLLPMQDIMSMHCSANVGEKGDVALFFGLSGTGKTTLSADPERKLIGDDEHGWNKNGVFNIEGGCYAKAINLSKEKEPQIYDAIKYGTILENTVVKEDGTVDFDDNKFTENTRAAYPIEHIDNIVLPSKAAHPNTIIFLTADAFGVIPPISKLTKDQAMYHFLSGFTSKLAGTERGVTEPEPSFSTCFGAPFLPLNPTVYADLLGELIDKHDVDVYLVNTGWTGGKYGVGRRISLHYTRQMVNQAISGKLKDAEYKKDETFGLNVPVEIKDVPKTILDPVNAWSDANKYHEQAQDLINQFEENFKKFGSEVERIAEKGAFNK; this is encoded by the coding sequence ATGTCAGTAGACACATACACAGAAACAATAAAAATAAAAAATTTACTAGAGAAACCATCAACACAGTTTCAACTCTCAACAACTCAGCTATACAATAAAATTTTAGATAATAACGAAGGGAAATTAACTGAATTAGGTGCAGTGAATGCAAGTACTGGGAAATATACGGGGCGCTCACCTAAAGATAAATTTATCGTAACTGAACCTTCTTATAGAGATAATGTCGATTGGGGAGACATTAACCAACCTATTGATGAGGAAACTTTTTTAAAACTTTATAATAAAGTTCTAGATTATTTAGGTAAAAAAGATGAATTATACGTATTTAATGGTTATGCAGGAAGCGACAAAGATTCACGTTTAAAGTTAACTGTGATTAATGAATTGGCTTGGCATAATTTATTCGCGCATAATATGTTTATTCGTCCAGAATCTAAAGATGAAGCTAAAAATATCAAACCTAATTTCACAATTGTATCAGCACCTCACTTTAAAGCTGATCCAGAAGTAGATGGCACTAAATCAGAAACATTTGTCATCATTTCTTTCAAGCACAAAGTCATTTTAATTGGTGGTACTGAATATGCCGGAGAAATGAAAAAAGGTATTTTCTCAGTAATGAATTACCTTTTACCAATGCAAGATATCATGAGCATGCATTGTTCAGCTAATGTAGGTGAAAAAGGTGATGTCGCTTTATTCTTTGGACTATCAGGCACTGGTAAAACAACCCTTTCAGCTGATCCAGAACGAAAACTTATTGGGGATGACGAACATGGCTGGAACAAAAATGGTGTATTTAACATCGAAGGTGGATGTTATGCCAAAGCAATCAACCTCTCTAAAGAAAAAGAACCTCAAATTTATGATGCAATTAAATACGGCACTATACTAGAGAACACAGTCGTAAAAGAGGATGGTACAGTAGACTTCGATGACAATAAGTTTACTGAAAATACTCGTGCTGCTTACCCTATCGAACATATTGATAATATCGTGTTGCCTTCAAAAGCAGCTCATCCTAATACAATCATTTTCTTAACTGCTGATGCCTTTGGTGTGATCCCTCCTATTTCCAAACTAACCAAAGATCAAGCAATGTATCATTTCTTAAGTGGATTCACTTCTAAGTTAGCCGGTACAGAACGTGGAGTAACTGAGCCTGAACCATCGTTCTCAACATGTTTTGGAGCACCATTCTTACCATTAAATCCAACTGTTTACGCTGATTTATTAGGTGAATTAATCGATAAACATGATGTTGACGTTTATTTAGTTAATACAGGATGGACTGGTGGAAAATATGGTGTAGGACGCCGAATCAGCTTACACTATACGCGTCAGATGGTAAACCAAGCTATTTCAGGAAAGTTAAAAGATGCTGAATATAAAAAAGATGAAACATTTGGTTTAAATGTCCCAGTTGAAATTAAAGATGTGCCAAAGACTATCTTAGACCCAGTGAACGCTTGGAGTGATGCAAATAAATATCATGAACAAGCTCAAGACTTAATTAATCAATTTGAGGAAAACTTTAAAAAGTTTGGTTCAGAAGTAGAACGTATTGCTGAAAAAGGTGCATTCAATAAATAA
- the metK gene encoding methionine adenosyltransferase yields the protein MTYNKRLFTSESVTEGHPDKIADQVSDAILDEILKDDPNARVACETTVTTGMALISGEISTSTYVDIPKVVRETIKNIGYTRAKYGYDFQTMAVLTAIDEQSPDIAQGVDKALEYRNEISEEEIEATGAGDQGLMFGYATNETDTYMPLPIFLSHQFAKRLSDVRKDEILDYLRPDGKVQVTVEYDENDQPKRIDTIVVSTQHAEDVELEQIEADIKKHVIYPTVSDDLLDADTKFFINPTGRFVIGGPQGDAGLTGRKIIVDTYGGYARHGGGCFSGKDPTKVDRSAAYAARYVAKNIVAAELADQCEVQLAYAIGVAEPVSISIDTFGTGNVSEAKLVEAVRNNFDLRPAGIIKMLDLKHPIYKQTAAYGHFGRTDVLLPWEKLDKVNLLKDAVE from the coding sequence ATGACTTATAATAAACGATTATTTACTTCAGAATCAGTAACTGAAGGTCATCCCGATAAAATTGCAGATCAGGTATCTGATGCAATTCTAGACGAAATTTTAAAAGACGACCCAAATGCGCGTGTCGCTTGTGAGACAACAGTAACGACTGGTATGGCGCTTATTTCTGGTGAAATTTCAACATCAACATATGTTGATATACCTAAAGTAGTGCGTGAAACAATTAAAAATATTGGTTATACAAGAGCTAAATATGGTTATGATTTCCAAACTATGGCAGTTTTAACCGCTATTGATGAACAATCTCCAGACATCGCACAAGGTGTTGATAAAGCGCTAGAATACCGTAATGAAATTTCAGAAGAAGAAATAGAAGCGACTGGTGCAGGAGATCAAGGGTTAATGTTTGGGTATGCCACTAATGAAACAGATACGTATATGCCATTACCAATTTTCTTATCACATCAATTTGCTAAACGTTTATCTGATGTGCGTAAAGATGAAATTTTAGATTATTTACGTCCTGATGGAAAAGTACAAGTAACAGTTGAATATGATGAGAACGATCAACCTAAACGTATAGATACAATTGTTGTATCTACTCAACATGCTGAAGATGTTGAATTGGAACAAATTGAAGCAGATATTAAAAAACATGTCATTTACCCTACAGTGTCTGATGATTTATTAGATGCTGATACTAAATTCTTTATTAACCCTACAGGTCGTTTTGTTATCGGAGGACCACAAGGGGATGCAGGATTAACTGGACGTAAAATCATTGTTGATACTTACGGCGGTTATGCACGTCATGGTGGCGGTTGCTTCAGTGGTAAAGACCCAACTAAAGTTGACCGCTCAGCTGCTTATGCTGCACGTTATGTTGCTAAAAATATAGTAGCCGCGGAGTTAGCTGATCAATGTGAAGTGCAATTAGCCTATGCCATTGGTGTGGCTGAGCCAGTATCTATTTCAATTGATACTTTTGGTACTGGTAACGTTTCAGAAGCTAAACTAGTTGAAGCGGTTAGAAATAATTTTGACTTAAGACCAGCTGGAATCATTAAAATGTTAGATTTAAAACATCCTATTTACAAACAAACTGCTGCATACGGTCATTTTGGCCGTACTGATGTTTTACTTCCTTGGGAAAAATTAGACAAAGTTAATTTACTTAAAGATGCGGTCGAATGA
- a CDS encoding nuclease-related domain-containing protein, whose amino-acid sequence MSLSSPIVIGLIVAIIVAILFFILFLVANHSKKKIKNQTEAQYKEKEQHMKESHEEALEKERVENKKAVTKQKEDFDATVSSKDREIDALKLFSKNHSEYVTDMRLIGIRERLVNEKRIRPEDMHIMANIFLPSNEFNNIERISHLVLTRTGLYIIDSQLLKGHVYNGISGAQFKELPTMSQVFQTLDLDESTPQTLVLDQNEDQQSLSFVNYSEKIKHIQNLAGDLQSELNTKYTPTSILYFNPKNDGDVTISNYNRASNVKVLVGPEQLDEFFNKFVFHGRIQYNVDELQTIMDKIESFN is encoded by the coding sequence ATGAGTTTATCTTCACCGATAGTTATAGGCTTAATCGTTGCAATTATTGTGGCAATTCTTTTCTTTATTCTCTTTTTAGTAGCGAATCACAGTAAAAAGAAAATTAAAAACCAAACAGAAGCCCAATATAAAGAAAAAGAGCAACATATGAAAGAATCTCATGAAGAAGCCTTAGAAAAAGAAAGAGTTGAAAATAAAAAGGCTGTCACAAAACAAAAAGAAGATTTTGATGCGACAGTAAGCAGTAAAGATAGAGAAATTGATGCATTAAAACTATTTTCTAAAAATCATAGTGAATATGTAACAGATATGAGATTGATTGGTATTCGTGAACGTCTTGTTAATGAGAAGAGAATTCGTCCTGAAGATATGCACATTATGGCAAATATCTTCCTACCAAGTAATGAATTTAATAATATCGAACGCATCAGTCATCTTGTTTTAACTAGAACTGGTTTATATATCATTGATTCTCAACTTTTAAAAGGTCATGTGTATAATGGTATTAGTGGTGCTCAGTTCAAAGAGTTACCAACAATGTCTCAAGTATTCCAAACACTTGATTTAGATGAATCTACACCTCAAACATTAGTATTAGATCAAAATGAAGATCAACAATCTTTATCATTTGTTAATTATTCTGAGAAGATTAAACATATTCAAAATCTTGCAGGTGATTTACAAAGTGAATTAAACACTAAATATACACCAACTTCAATTTTGTATTTTAATCCTAAAAATGATGGAGATGTTACAATTTCTAATTATAATCGGGCTTCTAATGTTAAGGTTCTAGTTGGGCCTGAACAACTCGATGAATTCTTTAATAAATTTGTATTCCATGGACGTATTCAATATAACGTGGACGAGTTACAAACTATTATGGATAAAATAGAGTCTTTTAATTAA
- a CDS encoding aldo/keto reductase, whose protein sequence is METVQFYNGREMPKVGLGTYRVENSDQCKDAVKHAIENGYRSIDTAKIYGNEEMVGQGIKEGLASTGLKRDDLFITSKLWLEDYGRNNVAQAYETTIHKLGLDYLDLYLMHWPGTNEAVMIDTWQGMEDLYKDNKVKNIGVSNFTPENFEALLAQVSIKPVINQVEFHPYLIQKDLRKYLEAQSIVMESWSPLMNAKILEDETINEVANEIGKSPAQVIIRWNVQHGVVVIPKSVTSHRIEENLNVFDFELSDAQMEKIDSLNKDERMGPHPAEYNGHK, encoded by the coding sequence ATGGAAACAGTTCAATTTTATAATGGTAGAGAGATGCCTAAAGTAGGTTTGGGGACTTATAGAGTTGAGAATAGTGATCAATGTAAAGATGCTGTTAAACATGCTATTGAAAATGGTTATAGAAGTATTGATACAGCCAAAATATATGGTAATGAAGAAATGGTTGGTCAAGGGATAAAAGAAGGACTAGCTTCTACAGGTTTAAAACGTGACGATTTATTTATAACTTCTAAATTATGGTTAGAAGATTATGGTCGTAATAATGTTGCACAAGCTTATGAAACAACCATTCATAAATTAGGTTTAGATTACTTGGATTTATATTTAATGCATTGGCCTGGAACAAATGAAGCAGTTATGATTGATACATGGCAGGGAATGGAAGATTTATATAAAGATAATAAAGTTAAAAATATCGGTGTAAGCAATTTTACTCCTGAAAATTTTGAAGCTTTACTCGCTCAAGTATCTATAAAACCTGTTATCAATCAAGTTGAATTTCATCCATATTTAATTCAAAAAGACTTACGTAAATATTTAGAAGCACAAAGCATCGTTATGGAATCTTGGTCTCCGTTAATGAATGCTAAAATTTTAGAAGATGAAACTATCAACGAAGTCGCAAATGAGATAGGTAAATCACCTGCACAAGTGATTATAAGATGGAATGTTCAACATGGGGTAGTTGTCATTCCTAAGTCAGTGACGTCGCATCGTATAGAAGAAAATTTAAATGTATTTGATTTTGAACTTTCTGATGCTCAGATGGAGAAAATTGATAGTTTAAATAAAGATGAAAGAATGGGACCGCATCCTGCCGAGTATAACGGACATAAATAA
- a CDS encoding CrcB family protein, with the protein MKLAILLVMFGGGLGAVIRAFITNICNEKFNSSIPIATSIVNILGSFLVGITLGSSISNDWISPFFITGVLGGLTTFSTLTNELVHFMTPNFKLGHFIGYSLLQFLIGFIACYIGFHL; encoded by the coding sequence ATGAAATTAGCTATCCTTCTTGTTATGTTTGGTGGAGGTTTGGGCGCTGTAATTAGAGCGTTTATAACAAATATATGTAATGAAAAATTTAATTCTTCTATTCCTATAGCAACTTCAATAGTTAATATTTTAGGTAGTTTTCTAGTCGGGATAACGTTGGGTTCTTCAATTTCAAATGACTGGATATCACCATTTTTTATAACAGGAGTTCTAGGCGGATTAACTACTTTCTCTACACTTACAAATGAATTAGTTCATTTCATGACACCCAATTTTAAACTAGGTCATTTTATAGGATATTCACTACTGCAATTTTTAATTGGATTTATAGCTTGTTATATAGGATTTCATCTTTAA
- the crcB gene encoding fluoride efflux transporter CrcB, which yields MQYIYIFIGGALGALLRYAFSTLNDSSGFPLGTFLVNLLGAFLMGLIGTLTITLFKRYPLVKKAITTGFIGALTTFSTFQFELVQLFDHHNFMMLIIYGLTSYILGIIFCYLGVKIGGQL from the coding sequence ATGCAGTACATATATATATTTATTGGTGGCGCTTTGGGTGCATTACTACGTTACGCTTTTTCAACGCTAAATGATAGTTCGGGATTCCCTTTAGGCACCTTTTTAGTCAATCTTTTAGGTGCATTTTTAATGGGACTAATTGGTACTTTGACTATTACCCTGTTTAAAAGGTACCCTCTAGTTAAAAAAGCAATAACAACAGGGTTTATAGGCGCCTTGACGACTTTCTCCACTTTTCAATTCGAGCTCGTCCAATTATTTGATCATCACAATTTTATGATGCTTATCATATATGGACTGACAAGTTACATCTTAGGTATCATTTTCTGTTACTTAGGAGTTAAAATAGGAGGTCAATTATGA
- a CDS encoding transaldolase, with translation MTKLNVEVFADGADIEEMKAAYNNKYVDGFTTNPSLMAKAGVTDYKAFAEEVVKAIPDASISFEVFADDLETMEKEAEILKQYGDNVFVKIPIVTTTGESTLPLIKKLSADNVRLNVTAVYTIEQVRDITNAVTEGVPTYVSVFAGRIADTGVDPLPLMKESVEVTHSKKGVKLLWASCREVINVIQADEIGADIITCPADVVKKVNSNLDRNIEELSIDTVKGFAKDIQSSGLSIL, from the coding sequence ATGACGAAGTTAAATGTAGAAGTATTTGCAGATGGCGCTGATATTGAGGAAATGAAAGCTGCTTATAATAATAAGTATGTTGATGGTTTTACTACTAATCCTAGTTTAATGGCTAAAGCAGGGGTGACTGATTATAAAGCATTTGCTGAAGAAGTAGTTAAAGCAATTCCGGATGCATCTATTTCTTTTGAAGTTTTTGCGGATGATTTAGAAACTATGGAAAAGGAAGCTGAAATCCTTAAACAATATGGTGATAATGTTTTTGTAAAAATACCTATTGTAACAACAACAGGGGAATCAACGCTTCCCTTAATAAAAAAATTATCAGCTGATAATGTGAGATTAAATGTCACAGCTGTTTATACCATTGAACAAGTTAGAGATATTACAAATGCTGTTACTGAAGGCGTACCTACATATGTTTCAGTGTTTGCTGGTCGAATAGCTGACACTGGTGTAGATCCACTACCTTTAATGAAGGAATCTGTTGAAGTTACTCATAGTAAAAAAGGTGTTAAGTTACTTTGGGCAAGTTGTCGCGAAGTGATTAATGTTATTCAAGCTGATGAAATAGGTGCAGATATCATCACATGTCCAGCTGATGTGGTTAAAAAAGTTAATTCAAATTTGGATCGTAATATTGAAGAACTCTCAATTGACACAGTTAAAGGTTTCGCTAAAGATATTCAAAGCTCAGGTCTTTCTATCTTGTAA
- a CDS encoding competence protein ComK: MTTYSTRHLLYLKTSISNETETRIQYSDYHITVPFTPQKMIHYLLELNHTSLQVQSLKAKRLLNINKLIPIYINRDTILFPLTQKRASIKYFINARKIIGIHSSVDSTIIIFDNTTLLRTEIPYTLVSKKWQESLTLAQIIEKTSTY; the protein is encoded by the coding sequence ATGACTACTTATTCAACGAGACATTTACTTTATTTAAAAACTTCTATATCTAATGAGACAGAAACACGTATACAATACTCTGACTATCATATCACTGTCCCCTTTACACCACAGAAAATGATTCACTATCTACTTGAGTTGAATCACACTTCATTACAAGTGCAATCGTTAAAAGCTAAAAGATTACTAAATATAAATAAACTAATACCTATCTATATCAATCGAGATACAATTTTATTCCCACTAACACAAAAACGTGCATCAATAAAATATTTTATTAACGCACGTAAAATTATTGGAATTCACTCTTCTGTAGATTCTACTATTATCATTTTCGACAATACGACTCTACTTCGTACTGAAATCCCCTATACACTGGTATCCAAAAAATGGCAAGAAAGTTTAACTCTTGCTCAAATCATTGAAAAGACTAGCACTTATTAA
- a CDS encoding sigma-70 family RNA polymerase sigma factor: MEFEEVYKNYNKIIHYLLNHYHITYNYDEFYQLLLIKMWQLTLNYDEQKSTSISTYLFTKLKYHLIDHFRKENNRSNQITLDTHFHNSYDSTILLNDFNLVLEDFSDQLKPQEAQWLRLHIQGFKQYEIAQHMNLSLTSIKKIKNSTKQKCLNNLK; encoded by the coding sequence TTGGAATTTGAAGAAGTTTATAAAAACTATAATAAAATTATTCATTATTTGTTAAATCACTATCACATCACTTATAATTATGATGAATTTTATCAACTCTTACTTATTAAAATGTGGCAACTCACTCTAAATTACGATGAACAAAAATCAACCTCGATAAGTACATATCTCTTCACGAAATTGAAATATCATTTAATAGACCATTTTAGGAAAGAAAATAATAGATCCAATCAAATTACGCTTGATACCCATTTTCACAATTCTTATGATTCTACTATTCTCCTCAATGATTTTAACTTAGTGTTAGAAGACTTCTCTGATCAACTCAAACCACAAGAAGCGCAATGGCTGCGTCTTCATATTCAAGGCTTTAAACAATATGAGATAGCCCAGCACATGAATTTATCTCTAACTTCTATAAAGAAAATTAAAAACTCCACTAAACAAAAATGTTTAAATAATCTTAAATAA
- a CDS encoding N-acetylglucosaminidase has product MIKHKKGSILAILGLLIVFVVAAVIFFSMISDQIFFKHVKSEKKVIKIDKTLDKAAKKQIHNYTSQQVSNKNNDSWRDASDAEIKTAMDSSEFIDNDKQKYQFLDLSKYQGIDKNRIKRILFDRPVLLEHTDDFLNAAKAKHVNEVYLISHALLETGSAKSELSKGVEIDGKKYYNFYGVGALDSDPVKTGAEYAKKHGWDTPQKAIYGGADFIHKHFLSHEDQDTLYSMRWNPKNPGEHQYATDIKWAESNASIIADFYKNMKTEGKYFKLYVYKDDKEHQK; this is encoded by the coding sequence ATGATTAAGCACAAAAAGGGCTCTATATTAGCTATTTTAGGATTGCTAATAGTATTTGTTGTTGCTGCTGTTATTTTCTTTTCAATGATTTCTGATCAAATATTCTTTAAACATGTAAAGTCAGAAAAGAAAGTAATTAAAATCGATAAAACTCTAGATAAAGCAGCAAAGAAACAAATACATAACTATACGAGTCAACAGGTATCTAATAAAAATAATGATTCATGGCGTGATGCATCAGATGCTGAAATTAAAACAGCTATGGATAGTAGTGAATTCATTGATAATGATAAACAAAAATATCAATTTTTAGATTTATCAAAATATCAAGGTATAGATAAAAACAGAATTAAACGTATTTTATTTGATAGACCAGTATTATTAGAACATACTGATGACTTTTTAAATGCAGCTAAAGCTAAACATGTTAATGAAGTTTATCTCATCTCTCATGCGCTTTTAGAGACAGGTTCAGCTAAAAGTGAATTGTCTAAAGGTGTAGAAATCGACGGCAAAAAATATTATAACTTTTATGGTGTAGGTGCATTAGACAGTGATCCTGTTAAAACAGGTGCAGAATACGCTAAGAAACATGGTTGGGATACTCCACAGAAAGCTATATATGGTGGTGCTGATTTCATTCACAAACATTTCTTATCTCATGAAGATCAGGACACGCTGTATAGTATGAGATGGAACCCTAAGAATCCTGGTGAACATCAATATGCAACAGATATTAAATGGGCTGAAAGTAATGCAAGCATTATTGCAGATTTCTACAAGAACATGAAGACTGAAGGTAAATACTTTAAATTATATGTATATAAAGATGATAAAGAACATCAAAAATAG
- a CDS encoding FAD/NAD(P)-binding protein: MRVAIIGMGTAGVSVLRQLVKHEDFSKLKVDVYDDAKNMGQGVPFQNDSSELLINMPSKKMSLNLDDDEEFWKWYQQQTEFDFPNPQYLPRFVFGHYMKSHLSRYDQQYENLTIINDKVQEIFTNSNVDDTKLKYYVCRCEDDKEWREYDYLFLTFGTFSYHDPYHLKGKKGYIQTPYPTYNTLDHVDDSDRIAIIGTGLASLDAVRYVAAHHPNLPITMTSRSASLPSVRGKMIDIQFTHLTKDHFNGIKENNYGNVPLDKAVALFLKECEDYEIDFQKLVNRRTGHHIKDLQFDLNNETEMGVFQSIIEHLKENLDWIWNSLSLRDQELFNQKYSKMIQLNSNPMPPRTAKLLIQLIEEGYLEIKKDLEDIQHDNNQFYLKFNNEDQETELFDVVINATGSKTHLEQLDEDDQLMLNLENRQIVQRHPMGGIQIIPETNQVISPRYGTLTNVIAIGQMTNGVNKLRNGVKMIVDQVVNTVSHLYLTQKEMEKNR; this comes from the coding sequence ATGCGTGTGGCAATAATCGGTATGGGAACAGCTGGTGTCAGTGTTTTACGACAACTTGTTAAACATGAAGATTTTTCCAAACTTAAAGTGGATGTGTACGACGATGCAAAAAATATGGGGCAAGGTGTACCATTTCAGAATGACAGTAGTGAATTATTAATAAATATGCCCTCAAAAAAAATGAGTTTAAATTTAGATGATGATGAAGAATTTTGGAAATGGTATCAACAACAAACCGAATTTGATTTTCCGAATCCACAGTACTTACCAAGGTTTGTTTTTGGTCATTATATGAAGTCACATCTTTCTCGATACGACCAACAATACGAGAATCTAACAATTATTAATGATAAAGTTCAGGAAATCTTTACTAACTCAAATGTGGATGATACGAAGTTAAAGTATTATGTATGTAGATGTGAAGATGATAAAGAATGGAGAGAATATGATTATTTATTTTTAACGTTTGGTACGTTTAGTTATCACGATCCTTATCATTTGAAAGGTAAAAAAGGATACATCCAAACACCATATCCAACATATAATACATTAGATCATGTAGATGATTCAGATAGGATTGCTATTATAGGTACTGGGTTAGCGAGTTTAGATGCAGTGAGATATGTTGCTGCACATCATCCTAATTTGCCGATAACAATGACAAGTCGTTCAGCCTCTTTACCTAGTGTAAGAGGTAAGATGATAGATATACAATTTACTCATTTAACTAAAGATCATTTTAATGGAATTAAGGAAAATAATTACGGTAATGTACCTCTAGATAAGGCAGTTGCTTTGTTTTTAAAAGAGTGTGAGGATTATGAAATTGATTTTCAAAAATTAGTGAATAGAAGAACTGGTCACCATATTAAAGATTTACAATTTGATTTAAATAATGAAACAGAAATGGGAGTATTTCAAAGTATCATTGAGCATTTGAAAGAGAATTTAGATTGGATTTGGAATAGTTTAAGTTTAAGAGATCAAGAATTATTTAATCAAAAATACTCAAAAATGATTCAATTAAATTCAAACCCTATGCCTCCTAGAACTGCAAAGTTACTTATACAGTTAATTGAAGAAGGATATCTTGAAATAAAGAAAGATTTAGAAGATATTCAACATGACAATAATCAATTTTATTTAAAATTTAATAATGAAGATCAAGAAACTGAATTATTTGATGTAGTGATTAATGCAACAGGATCCAAAACACACCTCGAACAATTAGATGAAGATGATCAATTGATGTTAAATCTTGAAAATCGTCAAATTGTACAAAGACATCCTATGGGTGGCATTCAAATTATTCCTGAAACCAATCAAGTCATTAGTCCAAGATATGGTACGTTGACGAACGTCATTGCCATTGGTCAAATGACAAATGGTGTTAACAAATTACGTAATGGTGTGAAGATGATTGTTGATCAAGTAGTGAATACAGTATCTCACTTATATTTGACGCAAAAAGAAATGGAAAAAAATAGGTAA